From Paraflavitalea devenefica, the proteins below share one genomic window:
- a CDS encoding M16 family metallopeptidase, with protein sequence MNKPFAAFSRWLFLLVVSFTAGQSIAQSGLTTTLPVDPKVKIGKLDNGLTFYIRQNKKPEQKVELRLVLNAGSINEDDDQQGLAHMAEHMAFNGTTHFKKNDIVSFLQNIGVGFGNDLNAYTSFDETVYILPIPTDKPGNLEKGFQVLEDWAHNVTYLDDDIHNERPIILEESRMGKGANDRMFKKIYPKLFEGSKYAKRLPIGIDSIIRNFKPDAIRRFYKDWYRPDLMAVIVVGDIEPAKAEQMIRKHFAGMTNPTAPRKREYADVPAYAANDAMIVTDKEATSYAVSINYPAFKDVPSSTVGGYRDHLVKQMFVSLTNQRLQELTQKENPPFIYGSVSFGSYARGYDAFGAFAAAGTGDVNKSLNALVEEIERVKRYGFTAAELERAKKSMQANFERAWNNRDKTESDNYVDEYVNHFLQQEPIPGIDKEYEYVKTLVPGITLEEVNAVSKKFKDDKNRFVYVTGPEPKADTKLPEGKDLLAIIDAKEKADIKPYEEKAIATTLMSTTPKAGKVVSKTKNTVLGTTELKLSNGVTVTLKPTDFKNDQILMGASRPGGKNNYGLADKYNAEYAVQIVSTMGIGDLSPTDLRKVLAGKTATVTPSFSGISEGVRGNSSIKDLETMFQLTYLYFTAPRKDTALFRSYVQRNKSQFANISANPQAVFIDTMYKTLYSNNPLAPVTVPNSAFFDKINLDRSLAIYKERFGDASGMNFAFVGSFREEEIIPFIETYIASLPATGKKFTFVDNKVRPVTGKKELTVNKGKEEKSTILAFYTGEVPYTEDMDLKTQALSEVLNIRIIEELREKVQGIYGGGTFSGLEKYPYTNYSFVLQLPCGPEKVDTLLKAVKKEFADMAAKGPDTSYLNKVKTQWTEQNKVKMKENGTWLDALLDIKFKGDDPDRFINAEKYIKKLTPKDVQQAAKLILDGKNHFYAVQMPENYGTKTAGGDTPKKGF encoded by the coding sequence ATGAACAAACCCTTTGCTGCCTTTTCCCGGTGGCTTTTTCTCCTGGTAGTCAGCTTTACTGCCGGGCAATCCATCGCCCAATCCGGGCTCACTACAACCTTACCGGTCGATCCCAAAGTGAAGATCGGTAAGCTCGACAATGGCCTTACCTTCTACATACGCCAGAACAAAAAGCCTGAGCAGAAAGTAGAACTTCGACTGGTACTTAATGCCGGTTCTATTAATGAAGACGATGATCAGCAAGGGCTGGCGCACATGGCCGAGCACATGGCCTTCAATGGTACTACCCATTTCAAGAAAAATGACATCGTTTCTTTCCTGCAGAACATAGGCGTGGGTTTCGGTAATGACCTCAACGCCTATACCAGCTTTGATGAAACCGTATACATCCTGCCCATCCCTACCGATAAGCCCGGCAACCTCGAAAAAGGTTTTCAGGTGCTGGAAGACTGGGCGCACAACGTTACCTACCTCGATGATGACATTCACAACGAGAGGCCCATCATCCTCGAAGAAAGCCGCATGGGTAAAGGTGCCAACGACAGGATGTTCAAAAAGATCTATCCCAAACTTTTTGAAGGTTCCAAATATGCAAAACGCTTACCGATCGGGATAGACAGCATCATCCGCAACTTCAAGCCCGATGCCATCCGCCGTTTCTACAAGGACTGGTACCGTCCGGACCTCATGGCGGTCATCGTGGTAGGGGATATCGAACCGGCCAAAGCAGAACAAATGATCCGCAAGCACTTTGCCGGCATGACCAATCCCACCGCTCCCCGCAAAAGGGAATACGCCGATGTGCCTGCCTATGCTGCCAATGATGCCATGATAGTTACCGATAAAGAAGCGACCAGCTACGCGGTATCCATCAACTATCCCGCTTTCAAAGACGTGCCTTCTTCCACAGTGGGCGGTTACCGTGATCACCTCGTAAAGCAAATGTTTGTATCGCTCACCAACCAACGCCTGCAGGAGCTTACCCAGAAAGAGAATCCACCTTTCATCTATGGTTCTGTAAGCTTTGGTTCCTATGCCCGCGGCTATGATGCCTTTGGCGCCTTTGCGGCGGCCGGCACCGGCGATGTCAACAAATCCCTCAATGCCCTGGTAGAAGAAATTGAAAGGGTAAAACGCTATGGCTTTACAGCCGCTGAACTGGAGCGCGCCAAAAAATCAATGCAAGCCAACTTTGAGCGCGCCTGGAACAACCGCGATAAAACAGAGAGCGATAACTATGTGGATGAATACGTAAACCACTTCCTGCAGCAGGAACCGATTCCGGGCATCGACAAGGAATATGAATACGTAAAGACCCTCGTACCCGGTATTACCCTCGAAGAGGTCAACGCGGTATCCAAAAAATTCAAAGACGACAAGAACCGTTTTGTATACGTAACCGGACCAGAGCCAAAGGCCGACACCAAACTCCCGGAAGGAAAGGACCTGCTGGCCATCATTGACGCCAAAGAAAAAGCAGACATCAAGCCTTACGAGGAAAAAGCAATAGCCACTACCTTAATGAGTACCACGCCTAAAGCTGGTAAAGTAGTGTCTAAAACTAAAAATACCGTGCTGGGTACTACCGAACTCAAACTGAGCAACGGGGTGACTGTAACACTGAAACCCACTGATTTCAAAAACGACCAGATCTTAATGGGCGCCAGCCGTCCCGGTGGAAAGAACAACTATGGCCTGGCCGATAAATACAATGCTGAATATGCTGTGCAGATAGTAAGCACCATGGGTATAGGGGACCTTTCGCCCACCGACCTGCGTAAAGTACTGGCCGGTAAAACAGCTACCGTAACGCCTTCTTTTAGCGGTATATCAGAAGGTGTACGGGGCAACTCCAGCATCAAAGACCTGGAAACCATGTTCCAGCTTACTTACCTCTACTTTACAGCACCACGCAAGGATACGGCTTTGTTCCGCTCTTATGTGCAGCGCAACAAATCGCAGTTTGCCAACATAAGTGCCAACCCGCAGGCTGTGTTCATTGATACCATGTACAAAACATTGTACAGCAACAACCCATTGGCGCCGGTAACAGTACCCAACAGCGCCTTCTTTGATAAGATCAACCTCGACCGCTCACTGGCCATTTACAAAGAGCGTTTTGGTGATGCCAGTGGGATGAACTTTGCCTTCGTAGGCAGCTTCAGGGAAGAAGAGATCATTCCTTTCATTGAAACCTACATCGCCAGCCTGCCCGCTACCGGTAAAAAGTTCACCTTTGTTGACAACAAAGTGCGTCCTGTGACCGGTAAAAAAGAGTTGACAGTCAATAAAGGCAAAGAAGAGAAGAGCACCATCCTGGCTTTCTATACAGGCGAAGTGCCTTACACAGAAGACATGGACCTCAAAACACAGGCCCTGAGTGAGGTATTGAACATCCGCATCATTGAAGAGCTGCGGGAAAAAGTACAGGGTATCTACGGCGGCGGTACCTTCAGCGGCCTGGAAAAATATCCTTATACCAACTACAGCTTTGTATTGCAATTGCCCTGCGGACCTGAAAAAGTAGATACCCTGCTCAAAGCAGTGAAGAAAGAATTTGCCGATATGGCTGCCAAAGGACCCGATACCAGCTACCTGAACAAAGTGAAGACCCAATGGACCGAACAGAACAAAGTGAAGATGAAAGAGAACGGTACCTGGCTCGACGCGCTCCTCGATATCAAATTCAAAGGAGATGATCCGGACCGCTTTATCAATGCGGAGAAGTACATTAAAAAGCTCACGCCAAAAGATGTGCAGCAGGCGGCCAAGCTCATCCTCGATGGCAAGAACCACTTCTATGCTGTACAGATGCCGGAAAACTACGGCACTAAAACAGCAGGTGGCGACACCCCGAAGAAAGGGTTTTAG
- a CDS encoding class I fructose-bisphosphate aldolase: MPSKKITDLLGDKAAYLLSHQCNTIDKSTISLPSPDHVEKSWINSNRSNPVLRSIQTLLGHGRLANTGYCSIFPVDQGIEHSAGSAFSPNPIYFDPENIVKLAIEGGCNAVASTYGVLGLMSRKYAHRIPFVVKINHNEFLSLPNKYDQTMFGTIKSAWNMGAVAVGATIYWGSAESARQLKEVAQAFEHAHELGMATILWCYTRNSGFKVDDVDYHTSADLTGQANHLGVTLQADIIKQKLPTNNGGYLATKHGKTSPLVYEKLTSDHPIDLCRYQVLNCYSGRVGLINSGGESKGANDLQDAVYTAVINKRAGGMGLILGRKAFQRPFKEGVELLEATQDVYLDKGITVA; this comes from the coding sequence ATGCCATCCAAGAAAATTACAGACCTGCTGGGTGATAAAGCCGCTTATCTTTTAAGCCACCAGTGTAACACCATTGACAAATCGACCATTTCCCTCCCCTCCCCCGACCATGTAGAGAAAAGCTGGATCAACAGCAACCGCAGCAATCCTGTATTGCGCAGTATTCAAACGCTGCTGGGCCATGGCCGCCTGGCCAATACCGGCTATTGCAGCATTTTCCCGGTAGACCAGGGTATTGAGCACAGTGCCGGATCGGCCTTTTCGCCCAATCCCATTTATTTTGACCCGGAAAATATTGTAAAGCTGGCCATTGAAGGCGGCTGTAATGCAGTAGCTTCTACGTATGGCGTACTGGGCCTGATGAGCCGCAAGTATGCGCATCGCATCCCCTTCGTGGTAAAGATCAATCACAATGAATTCCTGAGCCTGCCCAATAAGTATGACCAAACGATGTTTGGCACGATCAAGAGCGCCTGGAATATGGGCGCTGTAGCTGTGGGCGCTACGATTTACTGGGGATCGGCAGAAAGCGCCCGCCAGTTAAAAGAAGTAGCCCAGGCTTTTGAACATGCCCATGAACTGGGTATGGCCACGATCCTGTGGTGCTATACCCGTAACAGTGGCTTTAAGGTAGATGACGTGGATTATCATACTTCTGCCGACCTTACCGGCCAGGCCAATCACCTGGGTGTTACTTTACAGGCCGATATTATCAAGCAAAAATTGCCTACCAATAATGGCGGTTACCTGGCTACCAAACACGGTAAAACATCTCCGCTGGTATATGAAAAGCTAACCAGCGATCATCCCATTGATCTTTGCCGTTACCAGGTATTGAACTGCTACAGCGGCCGGGTGGGATTGATCAACAGCGGCGGTGAAAGCAAGGGCGCCAATGACCTGCAGGATGCTGTGTATACTGCCGTAATCAATAAACGCGCCGGTGGTATGGGACTTATTTTAGGGCGAAAAGCTTTTCAGCGGCCCTTTAAAGAGGGTGTGGAGTTATTAGAAGCTACACAGGATGTATACCTGGATAAAGGTATTACTGTGGCTTAA
- a CDS encoding M57 family metalloprotease: MRSLLKVAALFALLTAVFFSCKKDAKETPLPQEAISQQVLDKIYELGFGNKNVARHPEGYLVEGDIVITEEDLRSSPDRKLIRVGDEEQYRTTNTVTGLPRNITVRLNSSLPARYTTALNSAISRYNALGLRITFSRVTSGGNIVINPAPSGAGYLASAGFPSSSGNPYGSVLVNRSYLDTWNINTVTSIIAHEIGHCIGYRHTDYANRAYSCGGSAVNEGQAGVGAIHIPGTPTTNAVSGSWMLACIGNGVNRPFISSDITALNYVY; this comes from the coding sequence ATGAGAAGTCTTCTAAAAGTGGCAGCCCTATTTGCCCTGCTCACAGCAGTATTTTTTTCCTGTAAGAAAGACGCAAAGGAAACACCGCTCCCCCAGGAAGCGATTTCACAACAAGTATTGGACAAGATCTATGAATTAGGTTTTGGCAACAAGAACGTAGCCCGGCATCCGGAAGGATACCTGGTGGAAGGTGATATCGTAATTACCGAAGAGGACCTGCGTTCTTCACCCGATCGTAAGCTCATACGTGTAGGTGATGAAGAGCAGTACCGTACCACCAATACGGTAACCGGTCTTCCACGCAACATTACCGTTCGCCTTAATTCTTCATTGCCTGCCCGTTATACCACGGCGCTTAATTCAGCCATCAGCCGTTACAATGCGCTGGGCCTGCGTATTACCTTCTCCAGGGTTACTTCCGGTGGTAACATCGTGATCAATCCGGCGCCCTCCGGAGCTGGTTACCTCGCTTCTGCCGGTTTCCCTTCTTCCAGTGGTAATCCTTATGGTTCCGTATTGGTGAACAGGAGTTACCTCGATACCTGGAACATCAACACCGTTACTTCTATCATTGCCCATGAAATAGGTCACTGTATTGGCTACCGTCATACCGACTATGCCAATCGTGCCTATAGTTGTGGCGGTTCTGCAGTGAATGAAGGTCAGGCAGGCGTTGGCGCCATCCATATTCCCGGTACACCCACTACCAATGCTGTTTCGGGTTCCTGGATGCTCGCCTGTATTGGCAATGGCGTAAACCGTCCGTTCATCAGCAGCGACATCACTGCTTTGAACTACGTCTATTAA
- a CDS encoding FAD-binding oxidoreductase — protein sequence MNLIHDLHIPLRKLKFIFSHLIQFIMNTSNTNDESKTVVADLREDKPGLRIKTKTGQETAISTNIIDEFKAGMRGKLIYPDDAGYDDARKIHNAMIDKHPALIAQCAGVADVITTLRFARENSLLFTVRGAGHNVAGSSVCDGGIVIDLSHMKGIRIDPSERTAEVEPGVTWGELNHDLQIFGLAATGGFISTTGVSGLTLGGGLGWLLRKHGLALDNLISVDVVTADGQFITADATQNRDLFWGVRGGGGNLGIVTSFKFRVHPVGSVWAGMVMHPTSKGKEAIKYWRDYAVDSPEELTGAALIFFPPAELPIPEVLHREGIVGTGGVYAGDLKIGEQVLQELRQFGPPEADIFRQMSYSEAQMMADFLWPRGLYNYWKSNFLKELNDEAIDTMLKFFAQVPSRLTVIVIEHVGDGAMNSIGDDETAFSVRNGRFNFLVTSLWTNPSETDANIRWTREFWDAMKPFMADEVYINYIGDEGEDRVKQAYGKKYERLAELKNKFDPENLFCVNQNIAPAAPLTTHH from the coding sequence ATGAATCTCATCCATGATCTCCACATCCCACTAAGGAAGCTAAAATTTATTTTCTCACATTTAATTCAATTCATCATGAATACGAGTAACACAAATGATGAGAGTAAAACTGTGGTGGCTGATCTCCGGGAAGATAAACCAGGTCTGCGAATAAAAACCAAAACTGGCCAGGAAACAGCAATATCAACAAACATTATTGATGAATTTAAGGCTGGTATGCGGGGTAAATTAATTTATCCTGATGATGCAGGTTATGATGATGCCCGAAAGATTCACAATGCCATGATCGACAAACATCCGGCTTTGATAGCTCAGTGTGCAGGCGTGGCAGATGTCATTACCACCCTCAGGTTTGCCAGAGAAAACAGCCTGTTGTTTACCGTTCGTGGCGCTGGCCACAATGTTGCAGGAAGTTCGGTTTGTGATGGCGGAATTGTTATCGATCTCTCCCATATGAAGGGAATTCGGATAGATCCTTCAGAACGAACAGCTGAGGTGGAACCAGGCGTAACATGGGGTGAACTTAACCACGACCTGCAGATTTTTGGTCTTGCTGCTACAGGTGGTTTTATTTCTACAACAGGCGTGTCAGGACTTACCCTGGGTGGCGGACTGGGTTGGTTGCTTCGTAAACACGGATTGGCATTGGACAACCTTATATCTGTAGATGTTGTGACTGCTGATGGGCAGTTTATCACCGCTGATGCAACTCAAAATAGAGATCTCTTTTGGGGCGTTCGTGGCGGTGGTGGAAATTTGGGAATTGTAACGTCGTTTAAGTTTAGGGTACATCCTGTGGGTTCCGTTTGGGCCGGAATGGTGATGCATCCGACATCAAAAGGGAAGGAAGCCATTAAGTACTGGCGTGACTATGCTGTAGACTCGCCAGAAGAGTTAACCGGCGCAGCCCTGATTTTCTTTCCGCCCGCAGAACTCCCTATACCTGAGGTATTGCATCGGGAGGGTATCGTAGGCACGGGAGGGGTTTACGCAGGAGATCTCAAAATCGGTGAACAGGTGCTGCAGGAACTCCGGCAGTTCGGTCCACCAGAAGCTGATATTTTTAGACAAATGTCTTACAGTGAGGCGCAAATGATGGCTGATTTTCTTTGGCCACGGGGATTGTATAATTATTGGAAGTCAAACTTTCTCAAAGAACTGAATGATGAAGCTATTGACACTATGCTTAAATTCTTTGCCCAGGTTCCATCCCGGCTAACAGTAATAGTTATTGAACACGTTGGAGACGGCGCTATGAATAGTATTGGAGACGATGAAACGGCCTTTTCCGTCCGAAATGGGCGATTCAATTTTCTGGTTACTTCTCTATGGACCAATCCTTCAGAAACTGATGCCAACATTCGGTGGACTCGCGAGTTTTGGGATGCTATGAAACCTTTTATGGCAGACGAAGTTTATATTAATTATATAGGTGATGAGGGTGAAGATCGCGTTAAACAAGCCTACGGTAAAAAATATGAGCGCCTGGCTGAGTTAAAGAATAAGTTTGATCCTGAAAATCTGTTTTGCGTGAATCAGAATATTGCGCCAGCAGCGCCACTCACAACTCACCACTGA
- a CDS encoding 3'-5' exonuclease family protein: protein MAYIMVDIESDGPIPGDYSMICFGAVVVEEGLNKTFYGQLKPISEKFVPEALAVSGFTREQTMDFDDPKTVMEKFGNWIQQVAKDRPVFISDNNGFDWMFICWYFHHFTGSNPFGHSSYNLGSLYKGIVKDTFKNFKHLRQTAHTHHPVDDAKGNAEALLTIKKEFGLKIKF from the coding sequence ATGGCCTACATCATGGTAGACATCGAAAGCGACGGTCCCATTCCGGGCGACTATTCCATGATCTGCTTTGGAGCAGTGGTAGTGGAGGAAGGGCTGAACAAAACCTTTTATGGTCAACTCAAACCCATCTCGGAAAAGTTCGTTCCGGAAGCATTGGCCGTTTCCGGTTTCACCAGGGAACAAACCATGGACTTTGATGATCCCAAAACAGTCATGGAGAAATTCGGCAACTGGATACAACAGGTGGCAAAAGACAGACCTGTCTTCATAAGCGATAACAATGGCTTTGACTGGATGTTTATCTGCTGGTACTTTCATCACTTTACCGGCTCCAATCCTTTTGGCCACAGCTCCTACAACCTGGGCAGCCTGTATAAAGGGATCGTGAAGGATACTTTTAAGAACTTTAAACACCTGCGGCAAACCGCCCATACCCACCATCCCGTGGATGACGCCAAAGGGAATGCTGAGGCCTTGCTCACCATCAAAAAAGAGTTTGGTCTTAAGATAAAATTCTGA
- the fbaA gene encoding class II fructose-bisphosphate aldolase has translation MKKYKAGVLFGEELEALYKDAKENQFALPAVNTIGTDTINATLETAAKVNSPVIIQFSNGGAQFIAGKGMPNDQLQANISGGISGALHIHNVAKYYGVPVVLHTDHAAKKWLPWISGLLDAGEQFYKEKKQPLFSSHMLDLSEEPIEENIHTSVEFFKRMQPLGMAIEIELGVTGGEEDGVDNSGIENDKLYTQPEHVAFAYTELSKVGRLFSVAAAFGNVHGVYSPGNVELRPEILKNSQVYIEQHLKTGPKPVYFVFHGGSGSPQHQIREAIGYGAIKMNIDTDLQWAFWEGVLGFYKKNEAYLQGQLGNPEGKDKPNKKHYDPRVWLRKGEETFIKRLETAFEDLNCINRNA, from the coding sequence ATGAAGAAATATAAAGCCGGCGTGCTATTTGGCGAAGAATTAGAAGCCTTGTATAAAGACGCAAAAGAGAACCAGTTTGCCCTGCCGGCCGTGAATACCATTGGCACCGACACGATCAATGCCACCCTGGAAACGGCTGCCAAGGTAAATTCCCCGGTTATTATCCAGTTTTCCAATGGCGGCGCCCAGTTCATCGCCGGTAAAGGCATGCCCAACGACCAGTTGCAGGCCAATATCTCCGGTGGTATTTCCGGCGCCCTGCACATCCATAATGTAGCTAAGTATTACGGCGTTCCCGTGGTACTGCATACCGACCATGCCGCCAAGAAATGGCTGCCCTGGATAAGCGGACTGCTTGATGCCGGCGAACAATTCTATAAAGAGAAAAAGCAACCCCTTTTCAGCTCCCACATGCTGGACCTTTCTGAAGAGCCTATTGAAGAGAATATCCATACTTCTGTGGAGTTTTTCAAACGCATGCAGCCTCTGGGCATGGCCATTGAGATTGAGCTGGGTGTTACCGGCGGTGAAGAGGACGGCGTAGACAACAGCGGCATCGAGAATGACAAGCTGTATACACAACCTGAGCACGTCGCTTTTGCTTATACCGAACTGAGCAAGGTAGGTCGCCTGTTTAGCGTGGCAGCCGCCTTTGGTAATGTACACGGTGTGTACAGCCCCGGCAATGTGGAACTGCGCCCTGAGATCCTGAAGAACAGCCAGGTGTATATTGAACAGCATCTGAAAACAGGTCCCAAGCCTGTATATTTCGTATTCCACGGCGGTAGCGGCTCACCCCAACACCAGATCCGGGAAGCGATCGGCTATGGCGCTATCAAGATGAATATTGATACCGACCTGCAATGGGCTTTCTGGGAAGGCGTTCTGGGCTTCTACAAGAAGAACGAAGCGTACCTGCAAGGCCAGTTGGGCAATCCTGAAGGAAAGGACAAGCCTAATAAGAAGCATTATGATCCCCGCGTATGGCTGCGCAAAGGCGAAGAAACGTTCATTAAACGCCTGGAAACAGCTTTTGAGGACCTGAACTGTATTAACAGGAACGCATAA
- a CDS encoding VOC family protein, with amino-acid sequence MELKLIVVRTSNPEKLAGFYALLGLVFDYHKHGNSPYHYSTTLGHTVLEIYPLAKGQEEADKHLRLGFGIEDFDKKITILKENKIVFSIEPVQTDFGYMAVVPDPDGRKIELYKN; translated from the coding sequence ATGGAATTAAAACTTATTGTTGTCCGGACGAGTAACCCTGAAAAACTGGCTGGCTTTTATGCCTTATTAGGTCTTGTTTTTGACTACCATAAACATGGTAATTCGCCTTACCATTATTCCACAACCCTTGGACACACTGTTTTGGAGATTTATCCGCTGGCTAAAGGCCAGGAGGAAGCAGACAAACACTTACGATTAGGCTTTGGTATTGAAGATTTCGATAAAAAGATTACCATATTAAAAGAAAATAAGATTGTCTTTTCAATTGAGCCGGTACAAACCGATTTTGGCTACATGGCAGTTGTTCCTGACCCGGATGGCCGGAAGATTGAATTGTATAAAAATTAA
- a CDS encoding STM3941 family protein: MTPTKNSIEIPLSKKKITLILIGSIVFVVLGVWFVMEPDKFSRGPLRNPTVVIIIGIAAIVFFGICALYALRKLPDNKPGLIMDESGLTDNSSAVSAGQILWTDINDFSIITIQKQHFILLHVKNPQDYIDRQKGVFKKKMMQVNFKLYGSPLTLNTNGLKITFDELHKLITERVGPGKG; the protein is encoded by the coding sequence ATGACCCCAACAAAAAACAGCATAGAAATCCCTTTAAGTAAAAAGAAAATAACATTAATACTCATTGGTTCAATTGTATTTGTGGTGCTGGGAGTTTGGTTTGTAATGGAACCAGACAAATTTAGCAGAGGGCCATTGCGCAATCCTACAGTGGTTATCATAATAGGGATTGCTGCTATCGTTTTTTTTGGCATTTGTGCATTGTATGCTTTACGCAAATTGCCGGATAACAAACCTGGACTGATTATGGATGAATCCGGGTTAACAGATAATTCAAGTGCGGTATCTGCAGGGCAAATATTGTGGACCGATATTAATGACTTTTCGATAATTACTATTCAAAAGCAACACTTTATTTTACTGCATGTTAAGAACCCGCAGGATTACATTGACAGGCAAAAAGGCGTTTTTAAGAAAAAAATGATGCAGGTGAATTTCAAGCTATATGGCTCCCCTTTAACATTAAATACCAATGGCCTGAAGATCACTTTTGACGAATTGCATAAACTGATTACAGAAAGGGTAGGCCCAGGTAAAGGATAG